The Eptesicus fuscus isolate TK198812 chromosome 20, DD_ASM_mEF_20220401, whole genome shotgun sequence genome contains the following window.
TTTGGCTGGGAATTACCGGTTTGCTAAGCTGCTGTGGGGAGGATGGTGGTGGGTGAGTACAGAGCTCCTGCAGAGGCTCCTGGGAATTTCAGCTGGGGCTCTAACCCTCCTtctgctcttcctttcccttgCTGCCTGCCACCAGAGGGGCCATGACACCCCTAACaggtactgggggtgggggtgggactggggatgCATGTATTTCGGGGCGTAATGCAAGCTGGGAGTATGACCATAACCTTCCTACCCCCAGGGTCTAATcgcttcctttcctttttctctctccctcagtgGTGGTCACCCTGGAGCCTTGTGAAGGAGCCGAGACCTATGTCAATGGGAAACTTGTGACCGAGCCCCTGGTGCTGAAGTCAGGTAGAGGAAGTGTGCAGGGATACAGGGAGGGCGCTGGGCGTGCTATGCAGCGCTTCCTGGTGAATCTTAGGCAGCAAAAGAGAGAACTGGGGAGCAGCGTGGGTGTGAAGAAGGGACTGGGAAGTGACGATCAAGGAGTCAGGTTTTGGTTTCTCTTGCTGCCCAGGCAAACGGGAACAGGATGCCCACTGCCCCAGGGCGGGCGGTTCCTGGTGTCAGCCGGAGGAGCCTGGGCTTAGACCACCCTCAGACTTGGCATGATGAGAGAGCTGGTGTCAGGGCCCCGGGGACTTGTGGGCAAAACCTTGTACATCTTGGGCACGGGGATGAGTTTGCTGCCATGGGGGAGCGAGTCcactttcccctcctcccatctccaGGGAATAGGATTGTGATGGGCAAGAACCACGTTTTCCGCTTCAATCACCCGGAGCAGGCACGGCTGGAACGGGAGCGaggggttcccccacccccaggaccacCCTCTGAGCCCGTGGACTGGAACTTTGCCCAGAAGGAGCTGCTGGAGCAGCAAGGCATTGACATCAAGCTGGAGATGGAGAAGAGGTTCGAGGAGGGGCTGCTCCAGGCCCCGGGGCCCTCTAGGCTGTTCCTCCagtcccccaggccccagcatctTGCTGTTGGACACCCATTGAGGTGGCTCCAGAATCTCACAaagccttcctctctcttccccaccccaggctgcaggACCTGGAGAATCAGTAccggaaagagaaggaagaggctgaccTTCTGCTGGAGCAGCAGCGACTGGTGAGGAGTTGGCAGGCGTGtggggtgcaggggcaggagACAGGCTGGCAGTGCTGCAGCCTGACTCTGCTCTTGGTGCACACTGTGAGCCAGAGTGAGGGGTGGGCATGGAGACGGGTGGGGTGGTGTCTAGGAGGAGAcgattgtgagagaaatgtgaCCCGCAGGACACTGTGCAGGGAACTGGAGTTCtttccagggctcccagactccaGTCGGTCCTGTGGCACCTTTATGATTTTCACCGGTCCTATTCATTTAAGATTGCTCTTTACGTGgacttttaaatcatattttatttatttattttattgatttcagagaggaagggaaagagagagagatagaagcatcaatgatgagagagaatcattgattggctgcctcctgcacgtcccctactggggatcgagcccgaaaccctagcatgtgtccttgaccagaattgaacccaggacccttcagtctgcaggccaatgctctatccattgagccaaaccggctaggatgaCTTTTAAATCTTTAACCTCCTTCTGAGCAGTAATGCATATGCAAGAAATCGAGACAATATAGCTGCAGCTTGTGCTTATTGGTCACTTCCTGTGCCGGCCACTGTTTGCACACTTGGTGTACATTAACCCTCAGACTGTACCTGTGAGGGAGACAGTGGTATCGTTTCTGTTGCGTGGATGAGCAGAGGTTAAGCAGCCCACCTAAGGGTGTGCGGTTCTGATGGGTGTTTCCAGTGTTGTTGGGACTCAAGGGTTTTGGGATGTCCTTAGCCTTCTCCCGATTTgttctctctctggccccaccCAGTACGCGGACTCTGACAGTGGGGATGACTCTGACAAGCGCTCCTGTGAAGAGAGCTGGAGGCTCATCTCCTCTTTGAGGGAGCAGCTGCCACCCACCACAGTCCAGACCATCGTCAAGCGCTGTGGCCTGCCCAGCAGTGGCAAGCGCCGAGCCCCACGCAGGGTGTATCAGATCCCGCAGCGTCGGCGGCTGCAGGGCAAAGACCCCCGCTGGGCCACCATGGCTGATCTGAAGATGCAGGCAGTAAAGGAGATCTGCTACGAGGTGGCCCTGGCCGACTTCCGCCACGGGCGAGCCGAGATCGAGGCCCTGGCCGCCCTCAAGATGCGGGAGCTGTGTCGTACCTATGGCAAGCCGGAGGGTCCCGGGGATGCCTGGAGGGCCGTGGCCCGGGATGTCTGGGACACCGTGGGCGAGGAGGAAGGCagcggaggtggaggtggtggtggcgaGGAGGGAGCCCGCGGGGCAGAGGTGGAGGACCTTCGGGCGCACATCGACAAGCTGACCGGGATCCTGCAGGAGGTGAAGCTGCAGAACAGCAGCAAGGAccgggagctgcaggccctgcggGACCGCATGCTCCGCATGGAGCGGGTCATCCCCCTGGCCCAGGTACCGAGGGCCTTGCCCGGCtttctccctcctcagctctcccctTTCAGAATCGGAacctcctcccaacctccttcCCCTTCTTGCTTTCAGAAATGTCATTCATGTATAGTAGCTTTTCTCAGTATAGTTTGTGAATCATGTGCCTCGGTCACTAGGGCACTAAcagaaaatgcagattcctgggtccTGCCTCAGGCCTACCGAATCAGCATCCTTGGGGATGAATCTGCACCTATGATAAGTACCCAGGTGTCTCTGGGTATAGTGAAGTTTCAGGACCACCGAGATACAGTGCACTTTCTTAAGTTACCGCTTGCTGAACGCTCACATGTGCGTTCTCATAACCTCCCCTCTCCATGGGGGACCACTTATTCTGTGGTTGCTGCTCTGCTGAGCACTTTCCTGTGTCAccacatttaatcttcacaacagccctgcGAGGGAGCGTTATCACTGATCCCTGATTTGCATGTGTTCACTCAATAAGTGAACacttgagtgcttactgtgtacGAGGCTCTGTGCTAGCCACTGGGGCTTCACAGCAGACAGAATTGCTGCTCTGCCAGTTTGCCTTCTGATGGAGGACAGCAGGCAGGCATCCACAGCAGCTCGTGGTTACTAAAGGCTTACTTCTCCAACACAGctccctctctcgctctctccactcctgccactgtggcttaCTGCTGGGTGCACTCCTACCTCAAggtctttgcacctgctgttccctctgtctggatGCCTTTCCCCATGAAAGTCTCACAGCTTGCCCCTCATTTCCTTCGGGTGTTTCCTGTAAGGGTAACTTTCAGTAAAGCCCTTTCTGGCGATTCATTGCCGCCACCTCACCCCAGCCTCTCATCCCTCTTCCTTGTTCTGTTCTTCTTTATCTCAATATGTATAATTTATGTAAAGCATATTGTGTAATGTATGTACTTATATATAATATGGGTAATGGATACTAAGTAGTTTAAATATATAcacttatatttaactttttattgagctataatatATGTAccatattataatttttcttatttatcaaCTGTCTCCCCCCACTAAAATGGTGGCCAGTCTTTCCCTTTTTGTTGATTGCCATATCCCCAGGGCACATTATTTATTCAGCTGTATttgctgagtgcctactatgtatcaggcactgttctaaatactttacattgtttaatttgtttaattctTAAAACAACCCTATGCAGTAGCTGTTATTACTATTGACCTCATCTCACACatgaagagactgaggcacagaggtgaCAAGCGAGTTCCAGACCACACAGCTGGGAAGGGGCAGACTGGGGCTCAGCTCAGACCCCCTGCTCCCGGGCCTGTGCTCCTAAACCACTGTCTCCAAGCCCTTCTGGGGACCCTTgacatctggccactcagggcctTCTGACTTCTCCCAAACCCGCTGTGCTCAGGCAACTCCGCTCTTCTCACATTCctgctcttctctcccctcttttcctcccaggATCATGAGGATGAGAATGAAGAAGCCAATGAGGCCAcctgggccacgcccccagggtcAGAGGTCGTAGAGGAGGAAGCCCCCAATGACCacgggccctcagcccggcctacttCGCCACCCCAGTCCAGCTGGGAGCGGGTGTCACGGCTGATGGAGGAGGACCCGGCCTTTCGTCGCGGCCGCCTTCGCTGGCTCAAGCAGGAGCAGTTGCGGCTGCAAGGACTGCAGGGCtctgggggccggggtggggggctgcgCAGGCCCCCAGCCCGCTTTGTGCCCCCTCACGACTGTAAGCTGCGCTTCCCCTTCAAGAGCAACCCCCAGCACCGGGAGTCCTGGCCAGGGATGGGGAGCGGGGAGGCCCCAGCGCCACCCCAACCCCCTGAGGAGGTTACTCCCCCAGTGGTCACCCCTGCCCGCAGGCCCCCAAGTCCCCGAAGGTCCCACCGTCCCCGCAGGAATTCCCTGGATGGAGGGGGCCGATCCCGGGGAGGGGGTGCTGCACAGCCTGAACCTCAGCACTTCCAGCCTAAAAAGCACAACTATTATCCCCAGCAGCCCCAACCATACCCGGCCCAACGGCCCCCGGGGCCCCGCTACCCCCCATACACTACTCCCCCGCGAATGAGACGGCAGCGCTCGGCCCCTGACCTCAAGGACAGCGGGGCCGCTGTGTGAGTCCACGTCCTGGGCAGAGGGGGCCTGGTGGGCCCCttgctgggaggagggaagatgCCTGAGACGCTGCTTCCCCAGAAGCCTTGGGGCAGGGAAGCCctagagatgagagagaaggtTCGAGTAGGTGCTAGATGACCAGGTGACGGGCCGGAGGctgcaggaaggaagagggcacGGAGATGCCAGGAGCAACCAAAGTGGAGGAAGACATGGGAAGCTGCCTGGGGGCTGCCCCTTGCAGAGGGGAGCCCCACAAACGCTGctatgggtgggtggggctggggtgctgTGTAACCAGTGTTTGACTTTCTTTTCAAGTGGGGTGATGGGGAGAGAACCTAGAGTGAGGCACGTTCTCTTCCCCAGcccttgtctgtctgtctgtggtgGTTTCTGTTTCCAGGGAGGCGTGGTGGGATCATAAATCATCCCCCACTTCTAGGCCTCCTGCTATAAATGGAGGGCCTGTCTGGTTTCTGGTTTGGCTGGGGTCCCATGAGGGTGTGGGACCCTTCAATAAAGGATAGCAAACGGAGCTTGTGGCTGGTGGTCGCTTGGTTTTGGTGTCTCATGGAGGTGTAGATCATTAAGGAACATGCATGGATCTTAAGTGAGCGGCCCCGGGTTTTACATAGATGTGAGGCCATGCAGTCAGCACCCGGATCTCAAGGTAAGAACAAGTCCACCTTGGTTTCTTGAACTTTCAACATCAGGTGCCTTCCCTTCAGAGTGcactacccattttttaaaaattgttgagaatattacatatgtctcccttttccccattgtcctctcccagcctgtcccgccccccagcccaggtATGGCCCCCATTGTCTGTCCATTGgtgatgcttatatgcatacaagttctttggtggtTCTCTTACCCCATCCCCGCCCACCTTCCCtgcctttatttccctttcatttttgCTTACCCAGTGCCTCCATCTCTGTCCTCAACACAGCTGTCATTGTCTAAGACAAAGGAGAGGGAGGATGAGAGGGGAGGTAGGGGAACAGGTCTGTCAGCACCTAGATGGCTGTTCCTGACAGGCAACAGAGGGGCAAGGAGAGGTTCTGCTTCATGTGATCACTTACCTGCTGGCAAGGTCTCCTAAGGAGCCATGGTTTCCCCAGAGCCTGTTCATCTTGGATGTGTTCACGAGAGACTGTTGGTCAGGCCGACTGCACTTCCTATTTTCATCCTGCTTCTGTTTCCTGTCTTAGGGCAGGGTCCACGCAGCATTCCAAGTAGCATTTTGTCTGAAGACTGTTTTCAACATGGGTGCTGGCTGCTTGTCCTGTTCTGACCTGGAGGAACACGCCCAGGGCAATGTAATATTGTCAGTTTTACAGTTACTCTATCCTTGCTCTGCCTTCACCTTGTCAGACCCTAGAATCCCTACTTTCCATCCTGTTCTCACAAAAACATTTCCACCCACTTGGAAATTGAgctgcttctccgcagcttcctGATGTTAGTCTTGAGGTGCAATCAGCCAAAACCACAGACATTATCCCAGTTGCAGCCAAACCACAGCTGTGGGCAGGGTGCGATTAGGTTTACTCTTGGTTTCTGTACCCGAATGATGCTACCTTTATTTTGGCACCTTTGACTAAAGCCTGGTCTTCAGGGACTTGTTGACAGTGACTCAAGATCTGGACTGTAATGGGTAGTTTGGCGACCCATGTTTACTTGAGCAGTTATAATCTGCTCAGGGAGATTACCTGTGAGCAAGATGATTATAGGAGAGGAAGCTCTCTGAATTAGAGCAAGCTGAGTGGTACAGACAGTGCTGTGGGACTTCAGATGGGAAAGAGCTCATTAATGTAAAATGCAGTTGAGTTATTTATCTCTAAAGATTCCCTTACGTAAATGTATTATCTGACATTTTTATCCATTTCTCACTTCCAAATCaatctttaaaaatgtgatgAAATTTAGATTTTATTCAGAGAAGTGCCTGCTTATCTCTTATCTGTGCTACACACTAACATATCCTCCTTAGAACAGCCCTGTAAAGTCGGTCTCTTTTTGTCTCCATTTATCAGATAGGAAGACTGAGGTTTGAATAGATTCATGAGTTTCCAAAGGTCACACAGTTCATAAGGCAAAGTTAGGATTCCTACCGAAGCCAATGTGACTGAAGCCCAGACTTTATCTCTGATGCCTCTAGGACATCAGATACCACTTTTCCTCCAGAAACCGTGCTGCCTTCTCACCTTAGGTCTTCTCAGTTATTTCATGAGTCTGTCTCTAGTTTCTGATCTCTCCCAAAGTTGTCCTGTGAAGGAGTGAGAACGATTTGTGGACCTCCTCTGAAATCAGGGCAGAAGTCACCCCAACTATCTGccagggtgtgtgttttttgcccAATTTGGACATGTCTACAGTTTCACCCTTGGTTTCCTCAGAAAtgccatttgctttttaaattttttctctctgGAGGCCTCTTTTGTTAGCTATTCATTTAGACTTTTTGTTCTTTCACCTGGAATTTTTATATCTGAGTACATTTGGAGAttcccaatattttttaaacagtctTTTGTACTTTTCCTATATTCCTAGCTTCTAATTTGGATTGGTTTGAAATTGTTCTTTTCAAAGATTTAACGACAGCAGCTGCCTGATGAAATTTTGGTTCAGGTGGACTGTGTGTAGGTTCTTACCGTCCCCGAAGACCCACCACTCCTGGCGGATCACAACCTCTGCTTGCATCATCGAATTCCTCCACAGGGAGTCTGAGTGTCCCGGGGTCCTGCTTCCTTACCAGTAGTTTTAGAGAACACTCCCTAAGGAGGCTGGCTTCAAGTATCCCAGGTAACCTCACGGCTGGCAGCCTCTCCCCTAGATACCTCTGCTACCCACTAAGGTGAGCGTAGTGTACACCTCTCAGCAAGTCAaaggccagcagccgctgcctcATTATACAAATTCTCACTCCTACCATCCATCCATTCTGTCTCCCTTGAAAGGCAGGAGGAGACTGGCATCATCTGGATATATGTCTCGAAAGTTCTGGTCACCAGCTCGGTCGGTGTGACTGAGTGGtgaagtgtcgacctatgaactaggaggtcactgtttgattccctgtcagggcacatgcctgggttgcgggctcagtccccagtgtggggtgtgcgggagacagccaatcaatgattctctctcatcactgatgtttctagctctctccctctcccttcctctctgaaatcaataaaaatatatttaaagttctgGTCACCAGATGGGTGTTGTGGAAACAGCTTTTCTCATCCCTGAACAATCCACAGTGGCAGGAGCTGACATCAACCGGCAATGCCCTGATAGCCTCAGCCACGAGGATTCCTcctcaacccccctccccccagtttcttgtgctccctccacccccaatccTGGAGGACTAGGTTTCAGATACCTTGGAAGCTCTAGTTCTGGGCTGTGGCTGGGTTCCTGCCTGATACAACAGATGGACAAGCCTGACAAGTTTTCATGCCTCATGAGCTGAGCTTCTTTAAAAATGACCATGGCAACGGTTCTGGGTGTTTTACCTTCTCAGCTAGAGGAGACGCTCTCCTGTCTCCCAGTCCAGGGCCCCATTCCCCACAGGTTAGGGCTACAGTCAACCTTTGGAGCACACAGAGCCAGCCTGGTCACAAGTTAGCTCTGGGTAAGTCACCCCCTTTGGGGCCTCATTATTCTTGTCTGTAAATAGGACAATTAGCCCAGTGAAGCTGCTGTGAAGATTTGATGCGAAGTGCCTAGCACACATTAGGAGCTCAAggtgtttttaagaaataaatatttattgatttcagagaggaaggaagagggagagagagagagaaacatcaacgatgacagagaatcatcgatcagctgcctcctgcacgccccctcctggggatcgagcccgcaaccccagcatgtgcccttgaccagaatccaacccgggaccttCCGGTCTGCagtccaaaccagctagggcaggagctCAAGGTTTTGCCttgcctttttccttctttttaactgGAAATGAATTCttgggaaagaaaggaggggccGCAACATAAAACTCTCCAGCTCAACCCTCCTCAACGCGCTTCTTCCCTAAGCTCTGTTGTTCCACTGTTGTCCGCCAGGAGGAGAAAAGGCGCAGGTTCCCCTTCTGGCTGCTTTCCCCTGCGCGTCCACAGccccggcgcggggcggggcgtgaTTTGGAGCCAGCCAcctgcttccctttctttttttttttttaaaatatacattttattgattttttacagagaggaagagagagggacagagagttagaaacatcgaccagctgcctcttgcacaccccccactggggatgtgcccgcaaccaaggtacatgcacttgactggaatcgaacctgggacccttgagtccgcaggccgtcgctctatccactgagccaaaccggtttcagctgcttCCTTTTCTTGGTGGAGGTAGGTAGTTGGCTGTAGTTGAGGCTGGGGGTATGGGGGGGCCAGAGGAGGGCGGGCCAGCTTCCATCTTCGTTTTCCAGAAGGGATGACCTGATTCCTTTCAGAATTAGCATTTTTCCCCATCGTGGCTGCTCTTGAATtccaaagaaagggaagagagaggacgTTCCTTCAGCACCGTCTGCCACAGGCACAGTGCAGGGGAAGTAGACCAACCTTAGGGGAATGATGCCCTGGAGGAGAGGAGGTCTGGAGTTTGCTTTAGTCCAAATTTAGCAAATACagaaaagtagaaggaagaaaattaaattaacccATATTTCCTCACCCCCAAAGTACCCATTGGTGCCTCCTGAAAGTGTATACTAAAATGTTTGTTCAACAAGTTTATAttgagccctagcaggtttggctcaggggacgGAGCATTGGCccctggaccaaagggtcccgggttcgattccggtcaagggcactgaccgcggttgcaggctcctctgaggccctgggccctggccggggattgtgcaggagacaacgaatcgatgtatttctctcacatcgatatttctctgcctttcccctctctcttccactctctctaaaaatcaatggaaaaaaatattctcaggtgaggattaaaaaacaataacaaccgTAAGTATTTATTGACACCTACCTATACTATGTGTAGGGATGAGAATGATGATCAGGAAGCAGGGTTTCTAGAAATCCATGCAAATGAGCACATGTCAGTATCTTAAGGGAAGCAGGGCAAAGCCAGAGGATCACTTTACTAAGGAAGAATTCAGGAAAGAAAACCCACGGAAGCGAGGAGCTGTGGATGCGATGAAGGAGCTACAATCTGCACCCGAATCTAATTGCACGTTAGAGGATACATACAGTACGTAAGGAAAGTTTTTTAGCCCAAACCTCTggttttactaattttttataaggtttttatttgatgtttaaaaacaaaatactaatgtttataatgttaattatatataaaattgtaaaCTATGAGAATGTTCATActcatgaggaaaatgaggcccagaAAAGTGAAATGGCTTGCTTAGAATCAAGGAGGGCAGGACGGGGACTGGACCCTGGACCTCAGATTTCCAGGCCGGTACTGTTCCTGTTGTATCAAATGTAGTTCAGGCTTTAAATGAAATTCTGACATTATTGAGTTTCAGAGGATGCATCTTGGAAAGTCTGTAAACTTAATCAGAGCTGGCATTCTcagataaaaattatatcttggataattcttttttttaaataatatagtttattgatttttttacagagaggaagggagaggaagagggatagttagaaacattgatgagagagaaacactgattcagctgcctcctgcacactccccactggggatgtgcctgcaaccaaggtacatgcccttgaccgaaatcgaacctgggatccctcagtccgcaggccgatgctctatccactgagccaaaccggtttcagcttggATAATTCTTATTGGGAAGATCGTCTATAGACAAAATGAGTAACTTTGGGCTATATCATGACTTTTAGGAGATAGCAGGGTTTATACTGGAAAGTagctaaatatttaataaatatgataAGAAGTCAGAAGTATTCTTATCTCTGTTAAATTCCAGGGAACTCACTCTTGAATTAGCTCCTGTAAAAGTTGTGTTGAACAAGGACTCATTTACTTAGAACCTTTCTTttgctcttcctttctttctttcttcctttcttccttccttccttcctttctttctttctttctttctttctttttttaaagtatttttattgatttcagagaggaagaaagagggagagagagagagagagagagaaacatcaatgatgagagagaaccacagattagctgcctcctgcacaccccccactggggatcgagcccacaacctgggcatgcgccccgacagggaatcgaaccatgacctcctggttcacaggtcaacactcaacaactgagccaaaccggccgggcAAGGGTTTCTTTTTTTGAAGACCTCACACAGCATTCAATTAATGTTGCAGGGCGTGGGTTAGGAGGGCGGACACAAAATCCTCAAAGCGGATTGGGCTGGCCTGGGGTAGGCACCTTTATTCACAGACTATTGTGCATGGGATAAACCATTCTCACTGACTGCAGTGACTTATCCCACGTCTGTGTTGGCGCTGTGGCTGTCGTCCAGCGTTTGCCTTCTACTCTCCTCTGTCTCAGGAACCGTGGCCTCAGAGC
Protein-coding sequences here:
- the KIF1C gene encoding kinesin-like protein KIF1C isoform X2 — encoded protein: MPSVWSACRAAPPVTIINPKHSKDGPKSFTFDYSYWSHTSAEDPQFASQQQVYRDIGEEMLLHAFEGYNVCIFAYGQTGAGKSYTMMGRQEPGQQGIVPQLCEDLFSRVSKNQSAELSYSVEVSYMEIYCERVRDLLNPKSRGALRVREHPILGPYVQDLSKLAVTSYADIADLMDCGNKARTVAATNMNETSSRSHAVFTIVFTQRCHDQLTGLDSEKVSKISLVDLAGSERADSSGARGMRLKEGANINKSLTTLGKVISALADMQSKKRKSDFIPYRDSVLTWLLKENLGGNSRTAMIAALSPADINYEETLSTLRYADRTKQIRCNAIINEDPNARLIRELQEEVARLRELLMAQGLSASALGGLKVDEGSPGGALPAIASPPSPASPSSPPTHNGELEPSFSPNAEPQIGPEEAMERLQETEKIIAELNETWEEKLRKTEALRMEREALLAEMGVAVREDGGTVGVFSPKKTPHLVNLNEDPLMSECLLYHIKDGITRVGQVDVDIKLTGKFIREQHCVFRSIPQPDGEVVVTLEPCEGAETYVNGKLVTEPLVLKSGNRIVMGKNHVFRFNHPEQARLERERGVPPPPGPPSEPVDWNFAQKELLEQQGIDIKLEMEKRLQDLENQYRKEKEEADLLLEQQRLYADSDSGDDSDKRSCEESWRLISSLREQLPPTTVQTIVKRCGLPSSGKRRAPRRVYQIPQRRRLQGKDPRWATMADLKMQAVKEICYEVALADFRHGRAEIEALAALKMRELCRTYGKPEGPGDAWRAVARDVWDTVGEEEGSGGGGGGGEEGARGAEVEDLRAHIDKLTGILQEVKLQNSSKDRELQALRDRMLRMERVIPLAQDHEDENEEANEATWATPPGSEVVEEEAPNDHGPSARPTSPPQSSWERVSRLMEEDPAFRRGRLRWLKQEQLRLQGLQGSGGRGGGLRRPPARFVPPHDCKLRFPFKSNPQHRESWPGMGSGEAPAPPQPPEEVTPPVVTPARRPPSPRRSHRPRRNSLDGGGRSRGGGAAQPEPQHFQPKKHNYYPQQPQPYPAQRPPGPRYPPYTTPPRMRRQRSAPDLKDSGAAV